In Synechococcus sp. A18-25c, a single window of DNA contains:
- the wecB gene encoding non-hydrolyzing UDP-N-acetylglucosamine 2-epimerase, which yields MAAKPRVTIVLGTRPEAIKLAPVIQEFRACDALDTRVVLTGQHREMVSQVMDLFRLKPDQDLNLMAPRQTLTHVTCAALQGLRDDFQAFPPGLVLVQGDTTTAFAAALAAFYEQIPVGHVEAGLRTDNLLDPFPEEANRRLISQVSQLHFAPTHRSHDNLQASAVVGRVIVTGNTVIDALLRMAKQAPSLDDLPIDWAHQKVILATVHRRENWGERLKSIAAGMRLVIESHPDTVLLLPLHRNPTVREPLQALLGDHPRVVLTEPLDYDRLVAAMKGCTLLLTDSGGLQEEAPALGKPVLVLRRTTERPEAVDAGTARLIGTDSASIAREASLLLDDPEAYDQMARAVNPFGDGLASGRILEAARGLLEV from the coding sequence ATGGCTGCCAAGCCCCGCGTCACAATCGTGCTTGGCACTCGTCCAGAAGCCATCAAACTGGCCCCTGTCATTCAGGAATTCCGTGCCTGCGATGCCCTCGACACCCGCGTGGTGCTGACGGGACAGCACCGTGAAATGGTGTCTCAGGTGATGGATCTGTTCCGTCTGAAACCGGATCAGGATCTCAATCTGATGGCCCCGCGTCAGACACTGACGCATGTCACCTGTGCTGCCCTGCAGGGGCTCCGCGACGATTTCCAGGCGTTCCCACCTGGACTGGTGCTCGTTCAAGGCGATACCACCACCGCTTTCGCTGCTGCCCTAGCGGCCTTCTATGAGCAAATCCCGGTCGGTCATGTGGAAGCTGGCCTGCGGACCGACAACCTGCTGGATCCCTTCCCAGAGGAAGCCAACCGCCGGCTGATTTCACAGGTGTCGCAGCTGCATTTCGCCCCAACACACCGCTCCCACGACAACCTTCAGGCCTCTGCTGTGGTCGGTCGGGTAATAGTCACGGGAAACACTGTGATCGACGCTCTGCTGCGGATGGCAAAGCAAGCCCCATCGCTCGATGATCTGCCCATCGATTGGGCTCATCAGAAGGTGATCCTGGCCACGGTGCATCGACGGGAAAACTGGGGTGAGCGTCTGAAAAGCATTGCGGCAGGCATGCGCCTGGTGATTGAGAGTCATCCGGATACTGTGCTGTTGCTGCCGCTTCACCGCAATCCCACGGTGCGTGAGCCCCTGCAGGCTCTTCTCGGTGACCATCCCAGGGTCGTGCTCACCGAGCCACTCGATTACGACAGGCTGGTGGCGGCCATGAAGGGATGCACGCTCCTGCTTACCGACTCAGGCGGACTGCAGGAAGAAGCCCCGGCCCTTGGGAAGCCCGTTTTGGTGCTGCGCAGAACCACCGAACGTCCCGAGGCTGTGGATGCAGGAACCGCTCGCTTGATTGGCACCGACAGTGCGTCGATTGCCCGTGAAGCCTCGCTTCTGCTCGATGATCCCGAGGCTTATGACCAGATGGCCCGAGCGGTGAATCCATTCGGCGACGGCCTGGCCAGTGGTCGGATTCTTGAGGCTGCCCGTGGTCTGCTGGAGGTCTGA
- a CDS encoding DUF1643 domain-containing protein: MVCWRSEASFSTCGQYRWELQRVVSTPAQDERRRVLLFVGLNPSRADADRDDPTLRRLKGFAQAWGHHQLVVLNLFARISPAPVALRRCADPVGENTDRVLIRWFQGWASHPGWDLWLGWGAAGGLHQRDQQVVQMLKQSLRHRRAGTAPLAMGTTRSGQPRHPLYLSSGSSPTPWTCTVR; the protein is encoded by the coding sequence GTGGTCTGCTGGAGGTCTGAAGCCTCCTTCAGCACCTGCGGCCAGTACCGATGGGAGCTTCAGCGTGTCGTTTCAACACCCGCACAGGATGAGCGTCGGCGCGTTCTTCTGTTTGTGGGGTTGAATCCTTCCCGCGCTGATGCAGATCGTGACGACCCAACCCTTCGGCGGCTGAAGGGATTTGCCCAGGCCTGGGGGCATCATCAGCTTGTGGTGCTCAATCTGTTCGCTCGGATTTCACCGGCTCCTGTGGCCCTACGACGTTGCGCCGATCCGGTCGGCGAGAACACCGACCGGGTCTTGATCCGCTGGTTCCAAGGTTGGGCATCTCACCCTGGTTGGGATCTCTGGCTCGGTTGGGGTGCCGCCGGTGGTTTGCACCAAAGGGATCAGCAAGTGGTGCAGATGCTGAAACAGTCCCTGAGGCACCGACGAGCAGGGACGGCCCCGCTGGCCATGGGCACCACCCGAAGCGGGCAACCGCGTCATCCTCTCTATCTTTCGAGTGGGAGCTCACCCACACCCTGGACCTGTACGGTTCGCTGA
- a CDS encoding sodium:proton antiporter — protein sequence MTPDRLGLLWGITVFAGACARLLAALSGLQAVVLLLLSGLLIGRSGLGLVEPLDLGLGLETTVGLLVSLVLFDGGLNLRLPGDTIKATVLRISLARLVLSFGAAMLAAHWLAGLGWSLAGVYSAIVLSTGPTVVTPIVQQIRLASPLGDVLEAEGLVLEPIGAVLALLLLEQLLGDLYGWRGLAMGLLSRLGGGVLIGLAVGWLLSEVLRRLPSEHSVGLRLQITLGVLFLMFSICEWLLPESGLPASVAAGVVVGRRPSTQAAQLDALIRELASLAITMLFPLLAADVSWAELSPLGWGGVSCVLVLMVLVRPIAVGVSTMGLPLDWRQRLFMGWLAPRGIVTAAVASLFAIRLEQAGVLGAGRLQGLVFLTILMTVGLQGLSAQPLARALGLTQKDPEPSVQTAPKAGQVLLDSGQQ from the coding sequence ATGACGCCTGACAGGCTCGGACTGCTCTGGGGAATCACGGTCTTCGCCGGTGCCTGTGCACGTTTGCTTGCTGCCTTGTCGGGTCTTCAGGCTGTGGTGCTCCTGCTGCTGTCCGGCCTGTTGATCGGGCGCTCCGGTCTGGGACTGGTTGAACCTCTGGACCTCGGCCTTGGGCTGGAAACAACCGTCGGGCTGCTGGTCAGCCTGGTGTTGTTCGACGGTGGTCTGAACCTGCGTCTCCCTGGGGACACGATCAAAGCCACTGTGCTTCGCATCTCCTTGGCGCGCCTGGTGTTGTCATTTGGGGCTGCCATGTTGGCGGCCCATTGGTTGGCAGGCCTGGGATGGTCCCTCGCGGGGGTCTACAGCGCGATCGTGCTGTCCACTGGCCCCACGGTGGTGACTCCAATCGTGCAGCAAATCCGACTGGCTTCGCCCCTGGGCGATGTGCTCGAGGCGGAAGGTCTGGTGTTGGAACCCATTGGTGCTGTCCTGGCATTGTTGCTGTTGGAGCAGTTGTTGGGTGACCTCTACGGCTGGAGAGGCCTGGCCATGGGTTTGCTTTCAAGACTCGGTGGTGGGGTGCTCATCGGTTTGGCGGTGGGCTGGCTCCTGTCCGAGGTGTTGCGGCGCCTTCCATCGGAGCATTCGGTGGGGCTGCGTCTGCAGATCACGCTGGGCGTCCTGTTCCTGATGTTCTCGATCTGCGAGTGGCTTCTGCCCGAATCCGGTCTGCCTGCATCCGTGGCTGCTGGTGTGGTGGTGGGTCGTCGTCCTTCGACGCAGGCTGCTCAGCTGGATGCCTTGATCCGTGAACTGGCCAGCCTCGCCATCACCATGCTGTTCCCGCTCTTGGCGGCCGACGTGTCCTGGGCCGAGCTCAGTCCACTGGGATGGGGCGGTGTCAGCTGCGTGCTTGTGCTGATGGTGCTGGTCCGTCCAATTGCCGTTGGTGTGTCCACTATGGGATTGCCGCTCGACTGGCGTCAGCGCCTGTTCATGGGCTGGCTGGCTCCGCGGGGGATTGTGACGGCTGCTGTTGCATCACTGTTCGCCATTCGGCTGGAACAGGCGGGTGTACTCGGGGCCGGCCGCCTCCAGGGTCTGGTGTTCCTAACGATTCTGATGACGGTTGGCTTGCAGGGCCTGAGCGCCCAACCCCTCGCCAGAGCGCTTGGGTTGACTCAGAAGGATCCTGAACCCTCAGTCCAGACAGCGCCTAAGGCGGGGCAAGTCTTGCTCGATTCGGGCCAGCAGTGA
- the gltX gene encoding glutamate--tRNA ligase yields the protein MVRVRLAPSPTGTLHIGTARTAVFNWLYARKEGGSFLLRIEDTDKERSKPEFTRNILEGLQWLGIDWDEDPVIQSERVNQHQAAIQTLLDKGLAYRCYASEEELERMRETQKASNQAPRYDNRHRELTPQQEAAFQAEGREAVIRFKIDDNAEILWKDLVRGPMRWRGADLGGDMVVARRAPADQIGDPLYNLVVVVDDAAMAITHVIRGEDHIANTAKQLLLYQALGLAQPTFAHAPLILNAEGRKLSKRDGVTSINDFRSMGYTAEAIANYMTLLGWSVPEGMEERFTLQQAAEVFSFDRVNKAGARFDWDKLNWLNGQVLHALPPEQLLQDVTPLWTSEGWSLPEDQSWALALCELLGPSLTLIKDGVEQASPFFICPELEEDGVKQLAVEGAKTAIAHLVTTLESDPWDGLDTSKAQAMLSDAAKATGVKKGVMMKSLRAALLGRLQGPDLITTWSLLARIEQDLPRLRRCLD from the coding sequence ATGGTTCGCGTTCGTCTGGCACCCAGCCCAACGGGAACTTTGCACATCGGCACGGCTCGAACAGCTGTGTTCAATTGGCTCTACGCCAGGAAAGAGGGCGGATCGTTCCTGCTGCGCATTGAAGACACCGACAAGGAGCGATCCAAACCTGAATTCACCCGCAACATCCTTGAGGGTCTCCAGTGGCTCGGGATCGACTGGGATGAAGATCCCGTGATTCAGAGCGAGCGGGTGAATCAGCACCAAGCAGCGATTCAAACCTTGCTCGACAAAGGCCTCGCCTATCGCTGTTACGCCAGCGAAGAGGAGCTGGAGCGGATGCGGGAGACCCAGAAAGCCTCCAATCAGGCGCCGCGATACGACAATCGCCATCGCGAACTCACACCGCAACAAGAGGCCGCGTTTCAGGCTGAAGGGCGAGAGGCCGTGATCCGCTTCAAGATCGATGACAACGCTGAGATTCTGTGGAAGGACTTGGTTCGCGGACCAATGCGTTGGCGCGGCGCCGACCTCGGGGGCGACATGGTGGTCGCCCGACGGGCACCTGCTGATCAGATCGGTGATCCGCTCTACAACCTGGTGGTGGTGGTTGATGACGCAGCCATGGCCATCACCCACGTCATCCGCGGAGAAGATCACATTGCCAACACCGCCAAGCAACTGCTGCTGTATCAAGCCCTTGGTCTGGCCCAGCCGACGTTCGCTCACGCACCGCTGATTCTTAACGCCGAGGGCCGCAAGCTCTCGAAGCGCGATGGGGTGACCTCCATCAATGACTTCCGCAGCATGGGCTACACAGCAGAAGCCATTGCCAACTACATGACCCTGTTGGGCTGGTCCGTACCGGAAGGCATGGAGGAACGCTTCACCCTGCAGCAGGCAGCGGAGGTGTTCAGCTTCGATCGTGTGAACAAAGCGGGGGCCCGTTTCGACTGGGACAAGCTCAACTGGCTCAATGGGCAGGTGCTGCACGCTCTGCCGCCAGAGCAATTGCTCCAGGACGTGACGCCGCTGTGGACGTCAGAGGGCTGGTCGCTTCCTGAGGATCAAAGTTGGGCGCTGGCGCTGTGTGAACTGCTGGGTCCATCGCTCACACTGATCAAAGACGGCGTCGAACAGGCATCACCCTTCTTTATCTGCCCAGAACTCGAAGAGGATGGTGTGAAGCAACTTGCTGTGGAGGGGGCCAAAACAGCCATCGCCCATCTGGTGACAACCTTGGAATCCGATCCCTGGGATGGGCTCGACACCAGCAAAGCCCAAGCGATGCTCAGCGATGCGGCCAAAGCGACGGGCGTCAAGAAGGGCGTAATGATGAAATCCCTGCGCGCCGCATTGTTGGGCCGTTTGCAAGGACCGGATCTGATCACGACCTGGTCACTGCTGGCCCGAATCGAGCAAGACTTGCCCCGCCTTAGGCGCTGTCTGGACTGA
- a CDS encoding hyperconserved protein Hcp, which yields MELDLQPGDVVKVLESAALGWVRARVIRVKSGGRVVVQSDQGREFTARGNQVRLIEPAGFRP from the coding sequence ATGGAGTTGGATCTTCAACCTGGTGATGTGGTCAAGGTCCTCGAATCCGCCGCCCTCGGCTGGGTTCGTGCCCGTGTGATCCGTGTCAAATCCGGCGGACGTGTGGTCGTTCAAAGCGACCAAGGCCGCGAATTCACTGCCCGTGGCAATCAGGTGCGCTTGATTGAACCAGCAGGTTTCAGGCCCTAA
- the rplS gene encoding 50S ribosomal protein L19 — protein sequence MAADPKETSAQDTADAVATDSETPKAAATTAKAERLSPADLIKEFEHAQLKSDLPDIYVGDTVRVGVRISEGNKERVQPYEGVVIAKRHGGMNQTITVRRIFQGIGVERVFMLHSPQVASIKVERRGKVRRAKLFYLRERVGKATRVKQRFDR from the coding sequence ATGGCAGCGGACCCGAAAGAAACATCTGCGCAGGACACTGCTGATGCAGTAGCCACTGACAGCGAGACCCCCAAGGCCGCTGCCACCACCGCCAAGGCTGAGCGCTTGAGTCCTGCTGATCTCATCAAAGAGTTTGAGCACGCTCAACTCAAGAGTGACCTTCCCGACATCTATGTCGGGGACACCGTGCGCGTCGGCGTTCGCATCAGCGAGGGCAACAAAGAGCGGGTTCAGCCCTATGAGGGCGTCGTCATCGCTAAGCGCCATGGCGGGATGAACCAAACCATCACCGTCCGTCGAATTTTCCAGGGCATCGGTGTGGAAAGAGTGTTTATGCTTCACAGCCCTCAAGTGGCCTCCATCAAGGTGGAGCGCCGCGGTAAGGTACGGAGGGCGAAGCTTTTCTATCTGCGGGAACGGGTGGGCAAGGCCACCCGCGTGAAGCAGCGCTTCGATCGCTGA
- a CDS encoding PepSY domain-containing protein, with the protein MTVARLIAQLRRLHRWVAPFVVLPLLTSVITGTAYRVLRDWFGFSRDDAHWLMSLHEGEWLGPQLEPVVVILNGVGVLWLIVTGGSMVLQSWRTSWKQRSEKGEPAG; encoded by the coding sequence ATGACAGTGGCGCGTTTAATCGCACAATTGCGACGCTTGCATCGATGGGTGGCTCCTTTTGTGGTGCTGCCGTTGCTGACCAGTGTGATCACCGGAACCGCTTACCGCGTGCTTCGCGACTGGTTCGGCTTTAGTCGCGACGATGCGCATTGGTTAATGAGTCTCCACGAAGGGGAATGGCTGGGACCGCAATTGGAGCCTGTCGTCGTGATTCTCAATGGCGTTGGCGTTCTCTGGTTGATCGTCACCGGCGGAAGCATGGTGTTGCAGTCCTGGCGAACAAGTTGGAAACAGCGTTCAGAGAAGGGTGAGCCGGCAGGGTAA
- the map gene encoding type I methionyl aminopeptidase: MNLFADLLASTKNGGVTATGPRIQQRRGVEIKSARELKIMAKASRIVATVLKETIAMVEPGQTTGDLDAYAERRIREMGATPSFKGYHGFPASICASINDEVVHGIPSNKRVIRAGDLLKVDTGAFYDGYHGDSCVTICVGEVKEEAAVLSRVAQESLMAGLAQIRPGNTLLDIAGAVEDRVLEGGFSVVEDYTGHGVGRNLHEEPSVFNFRTDALPNVTLRPGMTLAVEPILNAGSKACRTLKDRWTVVTRDGGLSAQWEHTIVVTSDGCEILTDRGD, translated from the coding sequence ATGAACTTGTTTGCTGATCTGCTTGCCTCAACAAAGAATGGCGGCGTGACCGCTACCGGTCCTCGCATTCAGCAGCGTCGGGGCGTGGAGATCAAGTCAGCGCGTGAATTGAAAATCATGGCCAAGGCCAGTCGCATCGTGGCCACGGTTCTGAAGGAGACCATCGCCATGGTCGAACCGGGCCAAACCACAGGTGATCTGGATGCCTATGCCGAGCGACGCATTCGTGAAATGGGAGCCACACCAAGCTTCAAGGGTTACCACGGATTCCCCGCCAGCATTTGCGCCAGTATCAACGACGAGGTGGTCCACGGCATCCCCAGCAACAAACGGGTGATCCGCGCCGGTGATCTGCTCAAGGTCGATACGGGTGCCTTCTACGACGGCTACCACGGCGACAGCTGTGTCACCATCTGCGTTGGTGAGGTGAAAGAAGAGGCGGCAGTTCTCAGCCGTGTTGCCCAGGAATCATTGATGGCAGGCTTGGCTCAGATCCGACCTGGCAACACCTTGCTTGACATCGCCGGTGCCGTGGAAGACCGGGTGCTGGAAGGTGGCTTCAGTGTTGTTGAGGATTACACCGGTCATGGAGTCGGCCGTAATCTCCATGAGGAACCCTCGGTGTTCAATTTCCGAACCGATGCTCTTCCGAATGTGACCTTGCGGCCTGGGATGACCCTGGCTGTTGAACCCATTTTGAATGCCGGTAGCAAGGCTTGCCGCACCCTCAAGGATCGCTGGACGGTTGTCACCCGCGATGGAGGCCTCTCTGCGCAATGGGAACACACCATTGTTGTGACATCCGATGGTTGCGAGATCCTTACGGATCGGGGTGACTGA
- a CDS encoding SDR family oxidoreductase: MPKLAAMAQSSSRSTSPRSGSAADVWNGRRVGITGAGGELGRALTRCLRERGAHVIALSHRSEPSERDLNAGPNDWVRWSCGREDALDSTLQDLDLLVLNHGINPGGDQCPESLSLAIEVNAMSHWRLLQRFERLHSTEATGSKPAEVWVNTSEAEIQPALSPAYELSKRLIGQLVSLRWSAPARERAGLPKLRKLVLGPFRSKLNPIGVMSADFVAKQIVWQAEFGLPLIIITPNPITWVVMPLTEFGRLLYYRIFRVSHPDP, from the coding sequence ATGCCCAAGCTCGCTGCGATGGCCCAGTCCTCGTCCAGATCCACAAGCCCCCGATCCGGTTCCGCGGCCGATGTCTGGAACGGGCGCCGCGTAGGGATCACAGGAGCTGGGGGCGAACTGGGCCGTGCCTTGACCCGTTGTTTGAGGGAGCGAGGAGCTCATGTCATCGCCCTGAGTCATCGATCAGAACCCTCGGAACGCGATTTGAACGCAGGCCCCAATGACTGGGTGCGCTGGAGCTGCGGTCGGGAAGACGCGCTGGATTCGACCCTGCAGGATCTCGACCTGCTGGTGCTGAACCATGGCATCAATCCCGGTGGGGACCAATGCCCCGAGAGCCTGAGCCTGGCGATCGAGGTGAACGCCATGAGCCACTGGCGGCTGCTGCAACGTTTTGAGCGATTGCACAGCACCGAAGCAACAGGATCGAAGCCTGCGGAGGTTTGGGTGAACACCTCAGAAGCAGAGATTCAGCCGGCGCTGAGTCCCGCCTATGAGCTCAGCAAGCGTTTGATCGGCCAGCTGGTGAGTTTGCGTTGGAGTGCTCCTGCAAGAGAACGCGCCGGCCTTCCAAAATTGCGCAAATTGGTTTTAGGTCCGTTTCGTTCCAAACTGAACCCTATTGGCGTGATGTCGGCTGATTTCGTGGCCAAACAAATTGTTTGGCAAGCGGAGTTTGGACTGCCGCTCATCATCATCACTCCCAATCCGATCACCTGGGTGGTGATGCCCTTAACGGAATTCGGACGGCTGCTCTATTACCGGATCTTCAGAGTCAGTCACCCCGATCCGTAA
- the ebsA gene encoding type IV pilus biogenesis protein EbsA, translated as MTLSSPSGEAQLALFAPYCGGRRREEELRRALEWLAIGQFQGERQLSNAGSHRFRMDWSPTRSPLEISRCQLVLLDVQQQPYRFACPAHQLVQWLMDVEAAEPMDLPDAFWRWLLLERIPDEGPL; from the coding sequence ATGACGTTGTCCAGCCCGTCTGGAGAAGCCCAACTCGCCCTGTTTGCGCCTTACTGCGGTGGTCGCCGTCGGGAAGAGGAGCTGCGGCGAGCGCTCGAGTGGCTTGCGATCGGGCAGTTCCAGGGTGAGCGCCAACTCAGCAATGCTGGGTCTCACCGCTTCCGCATGGATTGGTCTCCCACGCGATCCCCTCTGGAGATCAGCCGTTGCCAGCTGGTCCTTTTGGATGTGCAGCAACAGCCTTACCGCTTTGCATGTCCTGCCCATCAGTTGGTGCAGTGGCTGATGGATGTGGAAGCTGCGGAGCCCATGGATCTGCCGGATGCATTCTGGCGATGGTTATTGCTGGAGCGGATTCCTGACGAGGGACCCCTTTAA
- a CDS encoding phosphotransacetylase family protein has product MGSTLLIGSCEPFSGKSALVLGIARHLRSAGARVLFGKPLATSLDWEPGEGTPPSPLIDDDVRFVGEILGLAEQDLLPSLHLLSAHSGKHRLADGVLTAGDGLDHLRSSLQQPDSGITLLEAAGSLHEGLLYGLSLVQLARDLDAPVVLVHLWEDSRSVDALLAAQQQLGERLRGVVLNAVTPEDVETLERDVVPALQALGIEVFGVMPRSPLLRSVTVGELVRRLDARVLCCREKLDLLVETLSIGAMNVNSAMEFFRRRRNMAVVTGADRTDIQLAALEASTQCLILTGAGDPLPQLISRADELEVPLLKVEQDTLGTVEVIEQAFGHVRLHEAVKATYAFRLVEEHCRLNDLFEAVGFEALAIPSN; this is encoded by the coding sequence ATGGGCTCAACCCTGCTGATCGGATCCTGTGAACCCTTCAGCGGAAAATCCGCGCTTGTACTGGGGATCGCGCGGCATCTTCGTTCAGCTGGTGCAAGGGTTCTGTTTGGCAAACCACTGGCCACGAGCCTTGACTGGGAGCCTGGGGAGGGAACGCCTCCATCGCCTCTGATTGATGACGACGTGCGTTTCGTCGGAGAGATCCTCGGGTTGGCGGAGCAGGATTTGCTGCCCTCTTTGCATCTGCTCTCGGCCCATTCAGGCAAGCACCGGCTTGCCGATGGGGTGCTTACGGCAGGTGACGGCCTCGATCATCTGCGTTCCAGCCTGCAGCAGCCAGACAGCGGCATCACACTGCTCGAAGCGGCGGGCAGCCTGCATGAGGGACTGCTGTATGGCCTCAGCCTTGTGCAGCTGGCCAGAGACCTGGATGCTCCTGTGGTTCTTGTGCATTTGTGGGAGGACAGTCGCAGTGTGGATGCCTTGCTGGCTGCACAGCAGCAGCTCGGCGAGCGTCTGCGCGGTGTCGTGCTGAATGCGGTGACGCCGGAGGACGTCGAGACCCTCGAACGCGACGTGGTTCCGGCATTGCAAGCGCTTGGTATCGAGGTGTTTGGTGTGATGCCACGGTCCCCTCTGCTGCGCAGCGTCACGGTTGGTGAGCTCGTGCGACGTCTGGATGCCCGAGTTTTGTGCTGTCGGGAAAAGCTCGATCTTCTGGTCGAGACCCTGAGCATCGGTGCGATGAATGTGAATTCCGCTATGGAATTCTTCCGGCGTCGCCGAAACATGGCGGTGGTTACCGGTGCGGATCGCACCGACATCCAGCTGGCGGCTCTGGAAGCTTCAACGCAATGTCTGATCCTGACCGGTGCGGGTGATCCGCTTCCCCAGCTCATCAGTCGTGCCGACGAACTGGAGGTGCCTCTACTCAAGGTTGAACAGGACACCCTGGGGACCGTTGAAGTGATTGAGCAGGCGTTCGGTCATGTGCGCCTGCATGAGGCGGTGAAGGCGACCTACGCCTTCCGCCTCGTTGAAGAACACTGCCGCTTGAATGATCTGTTCGAGGCCGTCGGCTTTGAAGCCTTGGCGATTCCCTCAAATTGA
- a CDS encoding DNA recombination-mediator protein A: MSQSLDLPALDRVDTLAQELALLQDKGKRRIAILGSRHVPVVAIHLIELIARSLAQEGHSLVTSGAQGVNAAVIRGVLPVDPAKLTVLLPQSLSRQAVEIRDQLEQVLHLIEKPEHDDLPLPMASSLCNQDIISRCDQLICFAFHDSETLLASCRNAEDMGKVVSLLFFD; the protein is encoded by the coding sequence TTGAGCCAGTCACTTGATCTCCCTGCACTGGACAGGGTGGACACACTTGCTCAGGAACTGGCCCTTCTGCAGGACAAGGGCAAGCGGCGAATCGCCATTCTCGGAAGCCGGCACGTTCCGGTGGTTGCGATTCATTTGATCGAACTGATTGCCCGCTCCCTGGCTCAGGAGGGGCATTCCTTGGTCACCTCGGGGGCGCAAGGTGTTAACGCTGCCGTCATTCGCGGTGTTCTTCCCGTCGATCCCGCCAAGCTCACGGTGCTGTTGCCCCAAAGCCTCAGTCGTCAGGCTGTCGAGATTCGCGATCAACTGGAACAGGTTTTGCATCTCATCGAAAAGCCTGAGCACGATGATCTGCCGTTGCCCATGGCTAGCAGCCTCTGCAATCAAGACATCATTAGTCGTTGCGATCAACTGATCTGTTTTGCCTTTCACGACAGCGAGACTTTGCTGGCCAGTTGTCGCAACGCTGAGGACATGGGCAAGGTGGTCAGTTTGTTGTTCTTTGACTGA
- a CDS encoding NfeD family protein, which yields MPSLWIPLIWLLVAGSLLGIELVSPSFDGLMFAAIAGLTVSVLTALLPVPIWLQISLFVLMTVLGTLWLTRWSAKRTPRTGRRQLREDTAEVLDAIAPGGEGRVRWHGQSWAAHSLDIETLLKPGDQVLVMGRDGTRLQVLPTLPPL from the coding sequence ATGCCATCCCTGTGGATTCCCCTGATCTGGTTGCTGGTGGCGGGATCCTTATTGGGGATCGAACTGGTGTCCCCCAGTTTTGACGGGTTGATGTTCGCGGCCATCGCGGGGCTGACCGTCTCCGTGCTGACAGCTCTGCTACCCGTGCCGATCTGGCTACAGATCAGCCTGTTTGTGTTGATGACCGTGCTGGGAACACTTTGGCTGACGCGCTGGTCAGCCAAACGCACGCCGCGAACCGGCAGGCGCCAACTTCGGGAGGACACCGCTGAAGTCTTGGATGCCATCGCGCCAGGCGGCGAAGGCCGTGTCCGCTGGCACGGGCAAAGCTGGGCAGCACACTCCTTGGATATCGAAACCCTCTTGAAGCCAGGGGATCAGGTGCTGGTCATGGGGCGGGACGGCACCAGGTTGCAGGTGCTGCCCACACTTCCACCGCTTTGA